Proteins encoded within one genomic window of Armatimonadota bacterium:
- a CDS encoding DUF3054 domain-containing protein, which translates to MSRFALALGDGVVLVLFTLLGVRAHGGIPDPDRLLRTAVPLLLSWAAASWALGTYRRPVRTGWLGAWPVGILAGVFLRQALLGRPLWSTGTATFALVSLGVTGVLLAAWRFAAAAWEARGMGTHQHPGQ; encoded by the coding sequence ATGAGCCGTTTTGCGCTCGCGCTCGGGGACGGGGTTGTGCTCGTGCTCTTCACCCTCCTCGGCGTACGGGCTCACGGTGGAATCCCCGACCCTGATCGCCTGCTGCGCACCGCGGTCCCTCTCCTCCTCTCGTGGGCCGCGGCGAGCTGGGCCCTGGGGACGTACCGCCGGCCCGTGCGCACGGGGTGGCTCGGGGCCTGGCCCGTGGGGATCCTGGCGGGAGTGTTCTTGCGGCAGGCCCTCCTGGGACGGCCGCTCTGGAGCACGGGCACCGCCACCTTTGCCCTAGTGAGTCTCGGGGTGACGGGAGTCCTGCTTGCGGCCTGGCGATTCGCGGCGGCCGCGTGGGAGGCCCGGGGGATGGGAACCCACCAGCACCCAGGACAGTAA
- a CDS encoding DUF3137 domain-containing protein — protein MDPETLFQGAERSIAARLASALPRLRPVLPALEAQRRRWARVVWAALTPPALMAAFLAGSLAIGLLLLVLGLLASAVAPEVGASLTALSLSTLALMSAFVPFISFVLGPVYVFALVVGWILLVPYRDRVSSEIRTKLLEELAPLPGLRPSHAGAAEFGTGFADLVRGLVGGRPPRVNLAMVGELAGRRLAFAEVDVLPTIPRRRGFLYPGPPGRGGRQFYGLVAAVEMDPPGSPTVLVTWAGFWARVSLWDLNLSSARKRLQKLPLQDPAFDAHYEVHTDHVEQARTFLRPELRGALLYLARQLPWKPLLALGGGHAYAFVPWRGFLEMSPFRRLDERWVQNKALADLRALLRAVCLAAVAAGVSARDVADAFMKEARAS, from the coding sequence GTGGACCCGGAAACCCTGTTCCAGGGAGCAGAGCGCTCCATTGCCGCTCGGCTTGCTTCCGCCCTCCCGCGTCTGCGGCCCGTGCTGCCTGCCCTGGAGGCGCAGCGGCGGCGGTGGGCGCGGGTCGTGTGGGCCGCCCTGACGCCGCCAGCGCTCATGGCGGCCTTCCTGGCGGGGAGCCTCGCTATCGGGCTTCTCCTGCTCGTCCTGGGGCTGCTGGCCTCTGCGGTCGCCCCGGAAGTCGGCGCTTCCCTGACGGCTCTCTCGCTCTCGACGCTGGCCCTCATGTCCGCCTTCGTCCCGTTTATCTCGTTTGTTCTCGGTCCCGTGTACGTGTTCGCGCTCGTGGTGGGCTGGATTCTCCTCGTACCCTACCGCGACCGGGTTTCCAGCGAGATCCGGACAAAACTCCTGGAAGAACTGGCTCCCCTCCCGGGCCTGCGGCCATCACACGCCGGGGCTGCTGAGTTCGGGACGGGGTTTGCCGACCTCGTCCGCGGCCTCGTGGGAGGCCGGCCCCCTCGCGTCAACCTGGCCATGGTGGGAGAACTCGCGGGCCGCCGGCTCGCGTTCGCGGAGGTGGACGTCCTCCCCACCATCCCCCGGCGGCGGGGCTTTCTCTACCCCGGCCCTCCCGGCCGAGGGGGCCGGCAGTTCTACGGGCTCGTGGCGGCCGTCGAGATGGACCCGCCCGGGAGCCCGACCGTGCTGGTCACCTGGGCGGGGTTCTGGGCGCGGGTCAGCCTGTGGGACCTGAACCTCTCGAGTGCCCGAAAGCGCTTGCAGAAACTCCCTCTGCAGGACCCGGCCTTCGACGCGCACTACGAGGTCCACACGGACCACGTCGAGCAGGCGCGGACCTTCCTCCGACCGGAGCTGCGGGGAGCCCTCCTGTACCTAGCGCGGCAGCTTCCCTGGAAGCCGCTGCTGGCCTTGGGAGGCGGCCACGCGTATGCCTTCGTGCCGTGGCGAGGGTTCCTGGAAATGTCGCCCTTCCGGCGGCTCGACGAGCGGTGGGTCCAGAACAAGGCACTTGCGGACCTCCGGGCCCTCCTCCGGGCGGTGTGCCTGGCCGCCGTGGCCGCGGGAGTTTCCGCACGGGATGTCGCGGACGCGTTCATGAAGGAGGCCCGGGCGTCATGA
- a CDS encoding PrsW family glutamic-type intramembrane protease, with amino-acid sequence MILGALIVLVLTALYVAILYWADRHEKEPGSVLAAALLGGAIAAPVLTVVLERLAGIRMSVYPASFHALNAAFFGPNPAGAVVEEGMKALVILVLFRALPREFDGVLDGVVYGGIVGAGFALAESAVYLWDLSRLGPAAAPGVGMFFGILLTGLTHCAFGAIFGASLGAVREFGLSGSGSWWLPVGGFGVAALYHAAYDALAALLASGTGPVALVGLARTAADWAGVIALVITVAWALRHERSVMSRYLPLEAEEGHVPREYVDAVLQGRWSNLPGPARQPLAELAFARRRLERGLTNEAELQLYRDRIREVAR; translated from the coding sequence GTGATCCTGGGAGCCCTCATCGTCCTCGTGCTCACCGCCCTGTACGTGGCCATCCTGTACTGGGCGGACCGGCACGAGAAGGAGCCCGGAAGCGTGCTGGCGGCAGCCCTGTTGGGAGGGGCCATCGCGGCACCGGTCCTCACCGTGGTCCTGGAGCGGCTTGCAGGGATCCGCATGTCCGTCTACCCGGCCTCCTTCCACGCCCTCAACGCCGCCTTCTTCGGTCCCAACCCCGCAGGGGCCGTGGTGGAGGAGGGCATGAAGGCCCTGGTGATCCTCGTCCTCTTCCGGGCCCTGCCGCGGGAGTTCGACGGGGTGCTGGACGGCGTGGTGTACGGGGGGATCGTGGGAGCCGGGTTCGCCCTGGCGGAGTCCGCGGTGTACCTGTGGGACCTCTCGCGCCTGGGGCCTGCGGCAGCCCCCGGGGTCGGCATGTTCTTCGGCATCCTCCTCACCGGCCTCACCCACTGCGCGTTCGGGGCCATCTTCGGCGCCTCCCTCGGCGCCGTGCGGGAGTTCGGGCTTTCCGGATCTGGAAGCTGGTGGCTGCCGGTGGGCGGGTTCGGGGTCGCAGCCCTGTACCACGCGGCCTATGACGCCCTGGCGGCCCTGCTGGCCTCCGGCACGGGGCCGGTGGCCCTCGTGGGGCTCGCCCGCACCGCGGCGGACTGGGCCGGGGTCATCGCCCTGGTGATCACCGTGGCCTGGGCCCTGCGGCACGAACGGAGCGTGATGAGCCGCTACCTGCCCCTGGAGGCGGAGGAGGGCCACGTCCCGCGGGAGTACGTGGACGCCGTCCTGCAGGGCCGGTGGTCCAACCTGCCCGGGCCTGCGCGACAGCCTCTGGCCGAGCTGGCCTTCGCCCGCAGGCGCCTGGAGCGGGGGCTCACCAACGAAGCGGAACTGCAGCTGTACCGTGACCGGATCCGGGAGGTCGCCCGATGA
- a CDS encoding dienelactone hydrolase family protein, whose protein sequence is MESDQETLVEVPAAGVLLHGDLGIPPQAGGIVLFAHGSGSSRHSPRNRFVAAALRRRGLATLLTDLLTPEEEATDLRTARYRFDIPLLGRRLVGLVDWLMEHPQTKALRIGLFGASTGAAAALIAAAERPEAVHAVVSRGGRPDLAAHVLPQVRAPTLLIVGGADLPVLRLNEKALQKLRCEKRLAVVPGAGHLFEEPGALEEVARLAAEWFGQYLAGDAAGTP, encoded by the coding sequence GTGGAGTCCGACCAGGAGACCTTGGTGGAAGTGCCAGCCGCGGGGGTCCTCCTCCACGGCGACCTGGGGATTCCCCCGCAGGCGGGGGGCATCGTCCTGTTCGCCCACGGGAGCGGCAGCAGCCGCCACAGCCCCCGCAACCGGTTCGTGGCCGCGGCGCTCCGGCGCCGGGGGCTCGCCACCCTCCTCACCGACCTCCTCACACCCGAGGAGGAGGCAACCGACCTGCGAACCGCCCGGTACCGGTTCGACATCCCGCTTCTGGGCCGGCGGCTCGTGGGTCTGGTGGACTGGCTCATGGAACACCCACAGACGAAGGCGCTGCGCATCGGTCTCTTCGGCGCGAGCACGGGGGCGGCCGCGGCTCTCATCGCGGCCGCGGAGCGGCCCGAGGCCGTCCATGCGGTGGTCTCCAGAGGAGGACGTCCCGATCTCGCCGCGCACGTTCTCCCTCAAGTCCGGGCCCCCACCCTCCTCATCGTGGGCGGGGCGGACCTCCCGGTGCTCCGGCTGAACGAGAAAGCCCTGCAAAAGCTCCGGTGCGAGAAGCGCCTTGCGGTGGTGCCGGGTGCAGGACACCTCTTCGAGGAACCCGGAGCTCTGGAGGAAGTGGCCCGGCTCGCCGCGGAGTGGTTCGGGCAGTACCTGGCCGGTGACGCGGCGGGAACCCCGTAG
- a CDS encoding BTAD domain-containing putative transcriptional regulator, whose protein sequence is MPGGVWLVRTRLLDRLPREPRYVVWLQAPYGFGKTVLLRQWADQLREKGWRVVWASGAAGSLSEQIARSLGADPTARWGLLRVLLEDRPTLLVLDDVALDATLDLRLPADGLLVGLSSRAELSWPELPRMHTQGRLVRLTAEELRFTLAEVRELIADDRRAYEVWESSGGWPIAVHMAALTGTLDLHRALVQGVRESLGSQEWETLLLLSALPTLPDSAEDRGLRRLEESGFVQRTPEGFRIHALFAEVLHATALAEIQEAVRRRASQLSPELRAEAYFRSGLWQELERLLDSPEALDLAGISPSGLLRWCRALPGLGGPWRRLAYGMTLCLQGKLQEAFARLEALARDVEATHPEVAIRAWGLVAYNAPEVDLQRALNAVERGWRLVDRVEPHAAARFLNWAVWPLWKAGHLDRFEAALQEASRRLPPDDPYLFHPIGYNLAFLRWQKEGNLEHYLAWNRRTAEHQERTRSHNLPLTLLETGRLLVLAGRSEEALACFRRAQAHPGWNFWAEALAAAWAAYLERDTRPFERLASLAEADENPELLDAIRGLWARTLRESGSPDLALAVTQPVRGFWTALEAALTLWELGRPEEAQVYLPPEPRDREERAYYHAARYRILRSEVDLEALVRLTSLGPRILPALLPVHELPRHRPELADFYPIEEVLRCGWKEAIERRLDEIPLLAVELLGRFRVRRLGQEVLLSPTARNLLVLLLLGRDREAIAEDLWPEAAPGQARNNLHVHLHHLRRALEPWGVPTYLTPTGFRRTRVDLWDLQEALDRQDAEAVLRLYREPVAPGVDLPAVDEVRYALQQRVVDLLHRRGSASESEEGIRYLERVLELDPLHEPALQALLRCLLSLGRREAALRAYRAFAERLRAELDTDPLPETQALLDSVPTGTSSRRRRS, encoded by the coding sequence ATGCCTGGGGGCGTGTGGCTCGTACGGACGCGCTTGCTGGACCGACTCCCGCGGGAGCCCCGCTACGTGGTGTGGTTGCAGGCCCCGTACGGCTTCGGGAAGACCGTCCTGCTCCGGCAGTGGGCAGACCAGCTTAGGGAGAAAGGGTGGCGGGTCGTCTGGGCGAGCGGGGCAGCGGGTTCTCTTTCCGAGCAGATCGCTCGGTCCCTGGGGGCCGACCCCACGGCCAGATGGGGGCTTCTTCGGGTGCTCCTTGAGGATCGGCCCACGCTCCTCGTGCTGGACGACGTGGCTCTGGATGCGACCTTGGACCTGCGGCTTCCCGCGGACGGGCTCCTCGTGGGGCTCAGCAGCCGCGCGGAGCTCAGCTGGCCGGAGCTCCCCCGGATGCACACCCAGGGAAGGCTTGTGCGGCTCACCGCGGAGGAGCTGCGGTTCACCCTCGCGGAGGTCCGGGAGCTCATCGCCGACGACCGTCGGGCCTACGAGGTTTGGGAGAGCTCAGGCGGGTGGCCCATCGCGGTGCACATGGCGGCCCTCACGGGCACCTTGGACCTCCACCGGGCCTTGGTCCAGGGGGTAAGGGAATCCCTGGGATCGCAGGAGTGGGAGACCCTCCTGCTCCTCTCCGCCCTTCCCACCCTTCCGGACTCCGCGGAGGACAGGGGACTCCGGCGTCTTGAGGAGTCCGGATTCGTGCAGCGCACCCCGGAGGGCTTCCGGATCCACGCCCTCTTCGCGGAGGTCCTCCACGCCACCGCCCTGGCGGAGATCCAGGAAGCGGTGCGCAGGCGGGCTTCGCAGCTTTCTCCGGAGCTTCGGGCAGAGGCGTACTTTCGCTCCGGCCTATGGCAGGAACTGGAGCGCCTGCTCGACAGCCCCGAAGCCCTGGATCTGGCCGGCATCTCCCCTTCTGGCCTCCTCCGGTGGTGCCGGGCGCTCCCCGGGCTTGGCGGGCCGTGGCGGCGGCTGGCATACGGGATGACCCTGTGCCTACAGGGGAAACTCCAGGAGGCCTTTGCGCGGCTGGAGGCCCTCGCCCGCGACGTGGAGGCGACGCATCCCGAAGTCGCCATCCGGGCCTGGGGACTCGTGGCGTACAACGCGCCGGAGGTAGACCTGCAACGGGCGCTCAACGCCGTGGAGCGGGGATGGCGGCTCGTGGACCGGGTAGAGCCGCATGCCGCTGCCCGGTTCCTCAACTGGGCGGTCTGGCCCCTCTGGAAGGCCGGGCACCTGGACCGGTTTGAGGCCGCACTCCAAGAGGCCTCCAGACGCCTGCCGCCGGACGACCCGTACCTCTTCCACCCCATCGGCTACAACCTGGCCTTTCTCCGCTGGCAGAAGGAAGGGAATCTGGAACACTACCTCGCCTGGAACCGGCGCACCGCGGAACACCAGGAGCGCACCCGCTCCCACAACCTCCCCCTCACCCTGCTCGAGACCGGCCGCCTGCTCGTCCTTGCGGGTCGGTCCGAAGAAGCCCTGGCCTGCTTCCGCAGAGCACAGGCTCACCCCGGATGGAACTTCTGGGCGGAGGCCCTGGCTGCCGCCTGGGCAGCCTACCTGGAGCGGGATACCAGGCCCTTCGAGCGGCTTGCGAGCCTCGCGGAGGCGGACGAGAACCCGGAACTGCTGGATGCGATCCGGGGTCTGTGGGCGCGTACCCTGAGGGAAAGCGGCTCCCCCGACCTTGCCCTCGCGGTGACGCAGCCCGTCCGAGGCTTCTGGACCGCGCTGGAGGCGGCCTTGACCCTGTGGGAGCTGGGGCGACCCGAAGAAGCCCAGGTTTACCTTCCACCAGAACCCAGGGATCGGGAGGAGCGGGCCTATTACCACGCAGCCCGGTACCGGATCCTGCGGTCCGAGGTAGACCTGGAAGCCCTGGTCCGGCTCACCTCCCTCGGGCCCCGGATCCTCCCGGCGCTCCTGCCCGTGCACGAGCTGCCCCGGCACCGGCCGGAGCTCGCGGACTTCTACCCGATTGAGGAGGTGCTCCGCTGCGGCTGGAAGGAGGCCATAGAGCGGCGCCTGGACGAAATCCCACTCCTCGCGGTGGAGCTGCTGGGACGGTTTCGGGTCCGCCGTCTGGGACAGGAGGTCTTGCTCTCTCCCACCGCCCGCAACCTGCTCGTCCTCCTCCTTTTGGGCCGGGACCGGGAAGCCATCGCGGAGGACCTGTGGCCGGAAGCAGCGCCCGGGCAGGCCCGCAACAACCTCCACGTCCACCTCCACCACCTCCGCCGGGCGCTGGAACCATGGGGAGTTCCCACTTACCTCACGCCCACCGGGTTCCGGAGGACCCGGGTGGACCTCTGGGACCTCCAGGAAGCGTTGGACCGGCAGGATGCGGAGGCCGTCCTCCGGTTGTACCGGGAGCCCGTGGCTCCCGGGGTGGACCTCCCCGCGGTGGACGAAGTCCGGTACGCCCTCCAGCAACGGGTCGTGGACCTCCTCCACCGGCGGGGGAGCGCTTCCGAGTCTGAAGAGGGCATCCGGTACCTGGAGCGGGTGCTGGAGCTGGACCCTCTGCACGAGCCCGCCCTCCAGGCCCTCCTGCGCTGCCTACTGAGTCTGGGCCGTCGGGAGGCAGCCCTGCGGGCCTACCGGGCCTTTGCGGAGAGGTTGCGGGCCGAGCTGGACACCGACCCCCTCCCCGAGACCCAGGCCCTTCTGGATTCCGTACCAACCGGAACCTCCTCCCGCAGGAGGCGGTCTTAA
- a CDS encoding PrsW family intramembrane metalloprotease produces the protein MQGVSHTPLRKGYLALQLALLGVFALVGLLVLLILVGETGGVLPFLLGSVLSVLPVPLYVALILWIDRHEKEPGWLLLAAFFWGSTVAILFSYIFNSLLAEILRALLGPLWATRVTLGIVTPLVEETAKGVALLGMAFAVRDEFDNLTDGLVYGALVGLGFGVVENVLYLGRAFKAGGLGGLTVLFFLRVMLLGLMHSIWTGCTGAGVGYARERGGAARFLAPVGGYLAAVFLHALWNSSSVGLEAAVGPRALLLVPVLFGVILLPGVLVLGVLAYLCERREREVLRSHLLDLVASGELSEEELRVVAGREKSRRLWRAWAQKGPSGWLALRQFYDALAELAFARWRAAQGRPSGISEEELRARIRELRERLKALGLEGPTRG, from the coding sequence ATGCAAGGAGTCTCACACACACCCCTTCGTAAGGGCTACCTGGCCCTCCAGTTGGCCCTCCTCGGCGTTTTCGCCCTCGTTGGGCTTTTGGTCCTGCTGATCCTGGTGGGAGAGACCGGAGGGGTACTTCCCTTCCTCCTCGGGTCTGTTCTGTCCGTGCTCCCGGTTCCCCTCTACGTGGCGTTGATCCTGTGGATCGACCGGCACGAGAAGGAGCCGGGGTGGCTGCTGCTCGCGGCCTTCTTCTGGGGCTCCACCGTCGCCATCCTCTTCAGCTACATCTTCAACTCTCTCCTGGCGGAAATCCTGCGGGCCCTTCTGGGTCCCCTCTGGGCCACACGGGTCACGCTCGGCATCGTGACGCCCCTTGTGGAGGAGACCGCCAAGGGGGTGGCGCTTCTGGGCATGGCGTTTGCGGTGCGGGACGAGTTCGACAACCTCACCGACGGCCTCGTCTACGGAGCGCTGGTGGGCCTGGGCTTCGGGGTTGTGGAGAACGTCCTGTACCTGGGGCGCGCCTTCAAAGCGGGAGGCCTCGGAGGCTTGACCGTGCTGTTCTTCCTCCGGGTGATGCTTCTCGGCCTCATGCACTCCATCTGGACGGGATGCACGGGCGCAGGCGTCGGCTATGCCCGGGAGCGCGGGGGAGCCGCCCGGTTCCTCGCGCCCGTGGGCGGGTACCTGGCCGCGGTGTTCCTGCACGCCCTGTGGAACTCCAGCAGCGTGGGGCTCGAGGCCGCGGTCGGACCGAGGGCTTTGCTGCTCGTCCCGGTCCTCTTCGGGGTGATCCTCCTGCCGGGCGTACTCGTCCTCGGAGTGCTCGCTTACCTGTGCGAGCGGCGGGAGCGGGAGGTCCTGCGCTCTCACCTCCTGGACTTGGTGGCCTCCGGGGAGCTCTCGGAAGAAGAGCTGCGGGTGGTCGCGGGCCGGGAGAAGTCCAGGCGGCTTTGGCGCGCCTGGGCGCAGAAGGGACCGTCCGGGTGGCTCGCCCTCCGCCAGTTCTACGACGCCCTGGCGGAACTGGCCTTCGCCCGGTGGAGGGCCGCGCAGGGCAGGCCTTCGGGAATCTCGGAGGAGGAACTGCGGGCTCGGATCCGCGAGCTCCGGGAACGGCTGAAGGCGCTGGGCCTGGAAGGGCCCACGAGGGGGTAA
- a CDS encoding DUF3137 domain-containing protein, which yields MTSSWTELQQAVRRALRSVPDLAAVLQAAEAEHRRLTPYGILMLLALLLPFVGFVLGSPFGRWGGWIGFGAGALLLVAYWIWYSNRVDALTTAVKERAVVPALGALGFRLQETVPEELASRQRVVLADVFSAPKVELHHPTAATLGGRAIQVAHAAAQRYMGRGLYRTVFSGLVATAAAPTVGQRVLVVREMGVLGALEDVKRRLAGLRRVELPDPTFEALYTVYAQSEDLSAALHPFFRDALVQLGQVPRARPVVAFHEGQVHVFLPRREWLNPAAWDRVSEDQLSSDLEALLQASFLAAVAAGASPQEVLASVRELTV from the coding sequence ATGACGTCGTCTTGGACCGAACTCCAGCAAGCCGTCCGTCGGGCCCTCCGGTCGGTCCCCGATCTCGCGGCGGTGCTGCAGGCGGCAGAGGCCGAGCACCGGCGGTTGACCCCCTACGGCATTCTCATGCTTCTCGCTCTCCTCCTGCCGTTCGTGGGGTTCGTCCTGGGCTCTCCCTTCGGCCGTTGGGGCGGGTGGATCGGCTTTGGGGCAGGGGCTCTGCTGCTCGTGGCGTACTGGATCTGGTACTCCAACCGCGTGGACGCTCTCACCACCGCGGTCAAAGAGAGGGCGGTGGTCCCGGCTCTCGGAGCGCTGGGCTTCCGACTCCAGGAGACGGTGCCGGAAGAGCTGGCATCCCGGCAAAGAGTCGTCCTCGCCGACGTCTTCTCCGCCCCGAAGGTCGAACTGCACCATCCCACAGCGGCGACTCTGGGCGGGCGGGCGATTCAGGTGGCGCACGCGGCGGCCCAGAGATACATGGGGCGTGGTCTGTACCGTACCGTCTTCTCCGGGCTCGTGGCCACGGCGGCCGCTCCCACAGTCGGACAGCGCGTCCTCGTGGTCCGGGAGATGGGGGTCCTCGGGGCGCTCGAGGACGTGAAACGCAGGCTGGCGGGACTCAGGCGGGTGGAACTCCCGGACCCGACCTTCGAGGCCCTGTACACCGTGTACGCGCAGTCCGAGGACCTGTCCGCGGCCCTGCACCCCTTCTTCCGAGACGCCCTCGTCCAGCTCGGCCAGGTCCCGCGCGCAAGGCCCGTGGTCGCCTTCCACGAAGGCCAGGTCCACGTCTTCCTCCCCCGGCGGGAGTGGCTGAACCCAGCCGCTTGGGATCGGGTCTCGGAGGACCAGCTGAGCTCGGACCTGGAAGCGCTTCTCCAGGCCAGCTTCCTCGCGGCGGTGGCCGCGGGCGCTTCCCCGCAAGAAGTGCTGGCGTCGGTGCGGGAACTCACGGTGTAG
- a CDS encoding PrsW family intramembrane metalloprotease: MATSAARPSFGVDTFLKAVGLAGFGFVLLVLALLQMLLFYQKAGGVLQFLMASFAALSVVPFYTGLILLLDRHEKEPGWLLLGALLWGGVVATFFSLIFNSIGSAILVAVFGPRLGEQLSAPFVAPVVEETSKGLAVLLIFLLWRREFTNTVDGLVYGALAGLGFAATENILYFARFVREGGAGGLAVGFVIRAVLGGLSHSVYTACTGAGLGYARETRGVGRFLAPVVGYFCAMFLHFLWNFSATFALPAVARSAGNAALLMLPVMSFFIEGIPLLLLVVIAYFAWKREVAAIREGLADEVQAGTLSPEEVEVLTRPRERSRHLWQVLTTRGPLAWNAVRQLYDAQVDLAFALWRLRRGEPVEQDVQALRERVRVLRERARGMGVAA; the protein is encoded by the coding sequence GTGGCGACCTCGGCGGCTCGTCCCTCCTTCGGCGTGGACACGTTCCTGAAGGCCGTCGGGCTTGCGGGCTTCGGCTTCGTGCTGCTCGTACTCGCGCTTCTGCAGATGCTCCTCTTCTACCAGAAGGCCGGAGGGGTGTTGCAGTTCCTCATGGCCAGTTTTGCCGCCCTTTCCGTGGTCCCCTTCTACACCGGGCTCATCCTCCTCCTGGACCGCCACGAGAAGGAACCGGGCTGGCTCCTCTTGGGCGCGTTGCTGTGGGGAGGGGTCGTGGCCACCTTCTTCAGCCTGATCTTCAACTCCATCGGGAGCGCCATCCTGGTGGCCGTCTTCGGACCCCGGCTCGGCGAGCAGCTCAGTGCGCCCTTCGTGGCACCCGTGGTGGAGGAGACCTCCAAGGGACTCGCGGTTCTCCTGATCTTCTTGCTGTGGCGCCGGGAGTTCACCAACACCGTGGACGGCCTCGTGTACGGGGCCCTGGCCGGCCTGGGGTTTGCGGCTACGGAGAACATCCTGTACTTCGCCCGCTTCGTCCGGGAGGGCGGAGCCGGCGGGCTCGCCGTTGGCTTCGTGATCCGGGCGGTCCTCGGAGGTCTCTCGCACTCGGTCTACACCGCGTGCACCGGTGCGGGCCTCGGGTACGCCCGGGAGACGCGGGGCGTTGGCCGGTTCCTCGCGCCCGTGGTCGGTTACTTCTGCGCCATGTTCCTCCACTTCCTTTGGAACTTCTCCGCCACCTTCGCCCTGCCCGCGGTCGCGCGATCTGCGGGTAACGCGGCACTCCTGATGCTCCCCGTGATGTCGTTTTTCATCGAGGGGATCCCGCTCCTTCTGCTCGTGGTGATCGCGTACTTCGCCTGGAAACGGGAGGTGGCGGCCATCCGAGAGGGACTCGCGGACGAGGTCCAGGCGGGCACCCTCTCGCCGGAGGAGGTGGAAGTGCTCACCCGACCGCGGGAGCGGTCCCGGCACCTGTGGCAGGTTCTGACGACGAGAGGACCCCTTGCCTGGAACGCGGTGCGCCAGCTGTACGACGCCCAGGTGGATCTCGCCTTCGCCCTGTGGCGACTCCGGCGGGGCGAGCCGGTGGAACAGGACGTGCAGGCCCTCCGGGAACGGGTCCGGGTGTTGCGGGAGCGGGCCCGGGGAATGGGGGTGGCGGCATGA
- a CDS encoding PrsW family glutamic-type intramembrane protease, which yields MRLLPVLFTVAYLGFVAHAARFGRQPGTVVAAALLGGGVLAPVVARLLAGVFGGWEGWPGFVHVWYSAPTARLAVMEEAGKAAAVLACYVGLRRQYQSGLDGVLYGLGVGVGYALVGLGISLLPGSLLELGMQLHILGAGLAQAMLPALYGALLGFGREWGLRGLLQWGFAVIGWAAGAAGSVAFLQVARVSLVSGPWQPLAAAGLLLWEWAPIGLLVLVHAWARRQDRELLVRFLREEVVADVVTEEEFLSLLVDDRGLSKPLRQALFRLASAKWRAVRGLGREDEVEAWRDRVRRLRRAG from the coding sequence GTGAGGCTGCTTCCAGTGCTCTTCACGGTGGCCTACTTGGGGTTTGTCGCGCACGCGGCACGCTTTGGAAGGCAGCCCGGCACCGTGGTGGCGGCAGCCCTGCTTGGGGGAGGGGTGCTGGCGCCCGTCGTGGCGCGGCTACTGGCTGGGGTTTTCGGAGGGTGGGAGGGCTGGCCCGGGTTCGTCCACGTCTGGTACTCCGCCCCTACGGCTCGGCTGGCCGTGATGGAGGAGGCGGGCAAGGCGGCGGCGGTGCTGGCCTGCTACGTTGGACTACGGCGGCAATACCAGAGCGGGCTGGACGGCGTTCTCTACGGCCTTGGGGTGGGAGTCGGTTACGCCCTCGTGGGCCTGGGCATCTCCCTCCTCCCGGGCTCGCTCCTGGAGTTGGGGATGCAACTCCACATCCTGGGAGCCGGCCTGGCTCAGGCGATGCTCCCGGCCCTATACGGCGCCCTGCTGGGGTTTGGACGGGAGTGGGGGCTCCGAGGCCTGCTCCAGTGGGGATTTGCTGTGATCGGATGGGCGGCGGGAGCGGCGGGATCCGTCGCATTCCTCCAGGTCGCCCGCGTCTCCCTGGTTTCCGGCCCCTGGCAACCCCTGGCAGCGGCGGGGCTCCTGCTCTGGGAGTGGGCACCCATCGGTCTGCTGGTTCTCGTGCACGCGTGGGCCCGACGGCAGGATCGGGAGCTCCTTGTTCGGTTCCTGCGGGAGGAGGTTGTCGCGGACGTGGTGACGGAGGAGGAGTTCCTCTCCCTCCTGGTGGATGACCGGGGGCTTTCGAAGCCGCTGCGTCAGGCGCTCTTCCGGCTTGCGTCCGCGAAGTGGCGGGCGGTGCGGGGCTTGGGACGGGAGGATGAGGTGGAGGCCTGGCGGGACCGGGTGCGGAGACTCCGGAGGGCGGGATGA